Proteins encoded by one window of Mycolicibacterium cosmeticum:
- a CDS encoding MaoC family dehydratase, with protein sequence MSKRTVEQRGLWYEEFETGVLYLHRPGRTITEADNVLFTTLTMNTQALHLDAAFSDALPPFHQRLVNSMFTLSTLVGLSVAQLTQGTIVGNLGFSEIAFPKPLFHGDTLYAESEVIDKRESKSRPGEGIVTFAHTGRNQHGDVVATATRQTMVRKKPQEA encoded by the coding sequence GTGAGCAAGCGAACCGTGGAACAGCGCGGGCTGTGGTACGAGGAGTTCGAGACCGGTGTGCTGTATCTGCACCGGCCCGGGCGCACCATCACCGAGGCCGACAACGTCCTGTTCACCACCCTGACGATGAACACGCAAGCCCTGCACCTGGACGCGGCGTTCTCCGACGCGCTGCCGCCGTTCCACCAGCGGCTGGTGAACTCGATGTTCACCCTGTCCACGCTGGTCGGGTTGTCGGTCGCCCAGCTCACCCAGGGCACCATCGTGGGCAACCTCGGATTCTCCGAAATCGCCTTCCCCAAGCCGCTGTTCCACGGCGACACGCTGTACGCCGAATCCGAGGTCATCGACAAACGCGAATCCAAGAGCCGGCCGGGGGAGGGGATCGTCACCTTCGCGCACACCGGTCGCAACCAGCACGGCGACGTCGTGGCGACCGCCACGCGCCAGACCATGGTGCGCAAGAAACCGCAGGAGGCCTAG
- a CDS encoding acyl-CoA dehydrogenase family protein produces the protein MSDFLSTGGLPDDYAQLAKTVRDFAQSVVAPVAAKHDEEHSFPYEVVSGMADMGLFGLPFPEEYGGMGGDYFALCLALEELGKVDQSVAITLEAGVSLGAMPVYRFGNEAQKQEWLPLLASGKALGAFGLTEAGGGSDAGATKTTAKLDGASWIINGSKQFITNSGTDITKLVTVTAVTGEGPDGRKEISSILVPVPTPGFTAEPAYNKVGWNASDTHPLSFDDVRVPAENLLGDRGRGYANFLRILDEGRIAIAALSVGAAQGCVDECVKYAKEREAFGAKIGTYQAIAFKIARMEARAHAARTAYYDAAALMLSGKPFKKAASVAKLVSSEAAMDNARDATQIFGGYGFMNEYPVSRHYRDSKILEIGEGTTEVQLMLIGRELGL, from the coding sequence ATGAGTGATTTCCTGTCCACGGGCGGACTGCCCGACGATTACGCCCAGCTGGCCAAGACCGTCCGCGACTTCGCGCAGAGCGTCGTCGCGCCGGTGGCCGCCAAACACGATGAGGAGCACTCGTTCCCGTACGAGGTCGTCTCCGGGATGGCCGACATGGGCCTGTTCGGCCTGCCGTTCCCCGAGGAGTACGGCGGCATGGGCGGCGACTACTTCGCGCTGTGCCTGGCCCTGGAGGAACTCGGCAAGGTCGACCAGAGCGTCGCGATCACCCTGGAGGCCGGGGTGTCCCTGGGCGCGATGCCGGTGTACCGGTTCGGCAACGAGGCACAGAAGCAGGAATGGTTGCCCCTGCTGGCCAGCGGCAAGGCGCTGGGCGCCTTCGGACTGACCGAGGCCGGTGGCGGCAGCGACGCCGGGGCCACCAAGACAACGGCGAAGTTGGACGGGGCGAGCTGGATCATCAACGGCTCCAAGCAGTTCATCACCAACTCCGGCACCGATATCACCAAGCTGGTCACCGTCACCGCGGTGACGGGCGAGGGCCCCGACGGCAGGAAGGAGATCTCCTCGATCCTGGTGCCGGTGCCGACCCCGGGGTTCACCGCCGAACCCGCCTACAACAAGGTCGGCTGGAACGCCTCGGACACCCATCCGCTCAGTTTCGACGACGTCCGGGTGCCCGCCGAGAACCTGCTCGGCGACCGCGGCCGTGGCTACGCCAACTTCCTGCGCATCCTGGACGAGGGCCGCATCGCCATCGCGGCGCTGTCGGTCGGTGCGGCGCAGGGCTGCGTCGACGAGTGTGTGAAGTACGCCAAGGAGCGGGAAGCGTTCGGCGCCAAGATCGGGACGTATCAGGCCATCGCCTTCAAGATCGCCCGGATGGAGGCCCGCGCGCATGCCGCACGCACCGCCTACTACGACGCCGCGGCGTTGATGTTGTCCGGCAAGCCGTTCAAGAAGGCGGCCTCGGTGGCCAAACTGGTGTCCAGCGAGGCCGCGATGGACAATGCCCGGGACGCCACCCAGATCTTCGGTGGGTACGGCTTCATGAACGAGTATCCGGTGTCCCGGCATTACCGGGACAGCAAGATCCTCGAAATCGGTGAGGGCACAACCGAAGTGCAGCTGATGCTGATCGGGCGGGAATTGGGCTTGTGA